One region of Vibrio cidicii genomic DNA includes:
- the malQ gene encoding 4-alpha-glucanotransferase: MKEQTALKKVAEMARLADSYVSAWGDEAYVSDETLRRLLTSLGYDTSSDEKLLASAERMHKKDVLAPVLVLRDGDAVEVELNLGVSARESEFNWRLETEQGEVLEGYLQSQIVRDERAEGGPLVFALPKDLAWGYHKLYVSRKRRKAPYEMTLIKTPRACFKQGSLEHGKKLWGPSIQLYTLRTQHNWGIGDFGDLKQLVSDIASRGGDFIGLNPIHSLFPANPEGASPYSPSSRRWLNILYIDVSSVPEFALSAQAQQKVGSAEFQQRLQKVRESHWVNYSQVAELKMSVLPLLFDEFKARHLDKNSDRARAFLAFVEDGGDSLVHQAAFDALHADLHAKDSNMWGWPVFPEQYRRFDSAATQKYIKENQDRVHLYMYLQWIADGQINEAQALAEEKGMSVGLYRDLAVGVADSGSETWADNGNLVLDASIGAPPDVLGPLGQNWGLPPLNPQVLQNTSYDAYIKLLRANMKHCGALRIDHVLGLLRLWWIPRGEKATEGAYLYYPVEDMLAILALESHRHQCSVIGEDLGTVPDEIVDILRDAGVHSYKVFFFETSKEDGGFISPKHYAEQSMAALCTHDMPTLRGFWHCDDLKMGREIGLYPNEEQLLGLFDDRLKCKQGILDSVRWHGYLPEGIGHDAQFVPMDAYLSEALQLHVAAGSSALLSVQLEDWLQMDNPVNIPGTVDEYPNWRRKLSMNLDEIFSRDDVNRIAKRLSEVRAQASK; this comes from the coding sequence ATGAAAGAACAAACAGCATTAAAGAAAGTCGCAGAGATGGCAAGATTAGCCGATAGCTACGTCAGCGCTTGGGGAGATGAAGCGTACGTTTCCGATGAAACGCTTCGCCGCCTGTTGACTTCGCTTGGCTACGACACCAGCAGCGACGAAAAACTACTGGCATCTGCTGAAAGAATGCACAAGAAAGACGTATTGGCCCCTGTTTTGGTTCTACGTGACGGTGATGCGGTTGAGGTTGAGCTTAACCTTGGCGTGAGCGCGCGTGAAAGCGAGTTCAACTGGCGCTTAGAAACCGAGCAAGGAGAGGTACTGGAAGGCTATCTTCAATCACAAATTGTGCGTGACGAGCGTGCCGAGGGTGGCCCTCTAGTGTTTGCACTGCCAAAAGATTTGGCGTGGGGTTATCACAAATTGTATGTCAGTCGTAAGCGTCGCAAAGCGCCTTATGAAATGACGCTGATCAAAACGCCACGCGCGTGTTTCAAACAAGGTTCGCTGGAGCACGGCAAGAAACTTTGGGGGCCAAGCATTCAGCTTTACACCCTGCGCACTCAGCATAACTGGGGTATCGGTGATTTTGGCGATCTGAAACAACTGGTTAGCGACATCGCTTCGCGTGGCGGTGATTTCATTGGTCTAAACCCAATCCACTCACTTTTCCCAGCCAACCCTGAAGGGGCTAGCCCATACAGCCCATCTTCTCGCCGCTGGCTGAACATTCTGTACATCGATGTGAGTTCCGTACCTGAGTTTGCCCTAAGTGCACAAGCGCAGCAAAAAGTCGGCAGCGCAGAGTTCCAGCAGCGCCTGCAAAAAGTGCGTGAATCGCACTGGGTGAATTACTCGCAAGTCGCCGAGCTGAAGATGAGCGTATTGCCGCTCTTGTTTGACGAGTTCAAAGCGCGTCATCTGGACAAAAACAGCGACCGCGCTCGCGCGTTTCTCGCTTTTGTCGAAGATGGCGGCGACAGCTTAGTACACCAAGCGGCGTTTGACGCTTTGCATGCCGATCTGCACGCCAAAGACAGTAACATGTGGGGCTGGCCTGTTTTCCCTGAGCAGTATCGTCGTTTTGATTCTGCCGCGACGCAGAAGTACATCAAAGAGAACCAAGATCGCGTTCACCTCTACATGTACCTGCAATGGATTGCGGATGGCCAAATCAACGAAGCGCAAGCACTTGCAGAAGAGAAAGGCATGTCGGTTGGTCTGTACCGTGACCTCGCGGTGGGCGTGGCCGATTCCGGCAGCGAAACGTGGGCAGACAACGGCAACTTAGTGCTAGACGCAAGCATTGGCGCGCCGCCAGATGTGCTGGGCCCACTTGGTCAAAACTGGGGTTTGCCGCCGCTTAACCCACAGGTGCTGCAAAACACCTCATACGACGCGTACATCAAACTGCTGCGCGCCAACATGAAACATTGCGGCGCACTGCGTATCGACCACGTACTTGGCTTGCTGCGTTTGTGGTGGATCCCAAGAGGTGAGAAAGCGACTGAAGGGGCTTATCTCTACTACCCAGTGGAAGACATGCTGGCGATTTTGGCGCTGGAATCTCACCGCCACCAGTGCAGCGTGATCGGCGAAGATTTGGGTACTGTTCCTGACGAGATCGTTGACATCTTGCGTGACGCGGGCGTGCACTCTTACAAGGTGTTCTTCTTCGAAACATCGAAAGAAGATGGGGGTTTCATTTCACCTAAGCATTACGCCGAGCAATCCATGGCGGCACTGTGTACCCACGACATGCCAACGCTACGCGGTTTCTGGCACTGTGATGACCTGAAAATGGGTCGTGAGATTGGCCTTTACCCGAATGAAGAGCAACTGCTCGGTTTGTTTGATGATCGCTTGAAGTGCAAACAAGGCATTCTGGACAGCGTGCGTTGGCACGGTTATCTGCCAGAAGGCATCGGTCACGACGCGCAATTTGTGCCAATGGATGCTTACCTAAGCGAAGCGCTGCAACTGCACGTCGCAGCGGGTTCGTCGGCACTGCTTAGCGTTCAGCTTGAAGACTGGCTGCAAATGGACAACCCAGTCAACATTCCGGGCACGGTCGATGAGTACCCGAACTGGCGTCGTAAACTGTCGATGAATCTTGATGAGATCTTCAGCCGTGACGATGTTAACCGCATCGCCAAACGTTTGAGCGAAGTGCGCGCCCAAGCGAGCAAATAA
- a CDS encoding glycogen/starch/alpha-glucan phosphorylase produces MKPTQQKQFDKVSFQESVKKHLSATYAHTLENADSRAWYLAMGRALAELTTFDLLATETDKKILQAKSVNYLSLEFLIGRLTGNNLISLGLYEQITEAMAELGQSLTDLLEEERDPSLGNGGLGRLAACFMDSLAAQEFPTVGYGLHYEYGLFKQSFENGRQKEAPDAWCGVEGYPWEVARPELAQQIGFYGHVEAYQEDGKEKRRWVPGMHVKAMPWDLPIVGYESDTVYPLRLWECQAIAPFSLESFNNGNYFEAQHALIDAGNITKVLYPNDNHEKGKTLRLMQQYFHSAASVRDILRRHEAAGHALADLAKFETIQLNDTHPTIAIPELMRILIDEKGLTWDEAWAISSKTFAYTNHTLLPEALETWSESLIQHLLPRHMEIIYEINHRFLQEVRAKWPGDVAKQQKLSIIQEGFHRMVRMANLCVIGSYAVNGVAALHSELVKRDLFPEFNELYPTRLQNVTNGVTPRRWLKFCNPGLSALISEKIGTEWPAHLEQLEGIAKFADDAKFQKQYMAVKKANKERLAKWVKENMGIELDTNAIFDVQIKRLHEYKRQHLNMLHILSLYHRLLSDANFDMAPRVVFFAAKAAPGYHLAKEIIFAINKIAEKVNNDPRIGNKLKVVFIPDYRVSMAEIIIPAADVSEQISTAGKEASGTGNMKMALNGALTIGTMDGANVEIREEVGDDNIYIFGLEVDGVEALKAKGYNPFDYYHADPLLKASMDLLLGEEFTPGQPGLLRATYDSLLDGGDPYLCLADFASYVQAHEAMDKQYRDPAGWAKKAILNTALVGKFSSDRSIRDYVNNIWKLEAVQR; encoded by the coding sequence ATGAAACCTACTCAACAAAAACAGTTCGACAAAGTGTCGTTCCAAGAAAGTGTCAAAAAACACCTCTCAGCAACTTACGCCCACACGCTAGAAAACGCCGATAGCCGCGCTTGGTATTTGGCGATGGGTCGTGCGCTCGCAGAGCTGACGACTTTCGACTTACTTGCTACCGAAACCGACAAGAAAATTCTTCAAGCTAAGAGCGTTAACTATCTTTCTCTAGAATTCCTGATTGGCCGTTTAACCGGTAACAACCTCATCAGCTTAGGTCTGTATGAGCAGATCACCGAGGCGATGGCAGAACTTGGCCAAAGCCTGACGGATCTGCTGGAAGAAGAACGTGATCCTTCTCTGGGTAACGGTGGTCTTGGTCGTCTCGCGGCGTGTTTCATGGACTCGCTGGCTGCGCAAGAATTCCCAACCGTGGGTTACGGTTTGCACTACGAGTACGGCTTGTTCAAACAATCTTTTGAAAATGGCCGTCAAAAAGAAGCACCTGATGCTTGGTGTGGCGTTGAAGGTTACCCATGGGAAGTGGCACGTCCTGAACTGGCGCAACAGATCGGTTTCTACGGCCATGTGGAAGCGTACCAAGAAGATGGCAAAGAGAAACGCCGTTGGGTACCGGGCATGCATGTAAAAGCGATGCCGTGGGATCTACCGATCGTTGGTTACGAGAGCGATACGGTTTATCCGCTGCGTTTGTGGGAATGTCAGGCGATCGCCCCATTCTCGCTAGAGAGCTTTAACAACGGCAACTACTTTGAAGCGCAGCACGCACTGATCGACGCGGGCAACATCACCAAAGTGTTGTACCCGAACGACAACCACGAAAAAGGCAAGACACTGCGTTTGATGCAGCAATACTTCCACAGCGCTGCATCGGTACGTGACATTCTGCGTCGCCACGAAGCGGCGGGTCACGCGCTGGCGGATCTGGCAAAATTTGAAACCATTCAGCTTAACGATACGCACCCAACCATCGCTATCCCTGAGCTAATGCGCATTCTGATCGACGAAAAAGGTCTGACTTGGGATGAAGCGTGGGCGATCAGCTCAAAAACGTTCGCTTACACCAACCACACACTACTGCCTGAAGCACTGGAAACGTGGAGCGAGTCGTTGATTCAGCACCTGCTGCCGCGTCACATGGAGATCATTTACGAGATCAACCACCGCTTCTTGCAAGAAGTTCGTGCCAAATGGCCGGGTGATGTGGCGAAACAGCAAAAACTGTCGATCATTCAAGAAGGCTTCCACCGTATGGTGCGCATGGCGAACTTGTGTGTGATTGGCTCTTATGCGGTCAACGGCGTTGCAGCGCTGCACTCAGAGCTGGTTAAACGTGACCTGTTCCCAGAGTTCAACGAACTGTATCCAACGCGTCTGCAAAACGTGACCAACGGTGTGACGCCACGTCGCTGGTTGAAGTTCTGTAACCCAGGTTTGTCTGCGCTGATCTCTGAGAAGATTGGCACGGAGTGGCCAGCTCATCTTGAGCAGCTAGAAGGCATTGCCAAGTTTGCCGATGACGCTAAGTTCCAAAAGCAATACATGGCGGTTAAGAAAGCCAACAAAGAGCGTTTGGCCAAGTGGGTCAAAGAGAACATGGGTATTGAGCTAGATACCAATGCGATCTTCGACGTACAGATCAAACGTCTGCATGAGTACAAGCGTCAGCATCTCAACATGCTGCACATCCTGTCTCTGTATCATCGTCTACTGAGCGATGCGAACTTCGACATGGCGCCTCGCGTGGTGTTCTTTGCAGCCAAAGCGGCGCCGGGTTACCACTTAGCGAAAGAGATCATCTTTGCTATCAACAAGATTGCAGAGAAGGTCAACAATGATCCACGTATCGGCAACAAGCTGAAAGTGGTCTTCATCCCTGACTACCGTGTCAGCATGGCGGAAATCATCATTCCAGCGGCAGACGTTTCTGAGCAAATCTCAACAGCAGGTAAAGAAGCATCTGGTACCGGCAACATGAAGATGGCGCTTAACGGTGCACTGACCATCGGTACCATGGACGGCGCGAACGTGGAGATCCGCGAAGAAGTGGGCGATGACAACATCTACATCTTCGGTTTGGAAGTGGATGGTGTTGAAGCGCTGAAAGCGAAAGGGTACAACCCGTTTGATTACTACCACGCCGATCCGCTACTCAAAGCATCAATGGATCTGCTGCTGGGTGAGGAGTTCACTCCGGGTCAACCTGGTCTGCTGCGCGCCACTTACGACAGCCTGCTTGATGGCGGCGACCCATACCTCTGCTTGGCTGACTTCGCCTCTTACGTGCAAGCGCATGAAGCGATGGACAAACAGTACCGTGACCCAGCGGGTTGGGCGAAGAAAGCGATTTTGAACACCGCCTTGGTTGGCAAGTTTAGCTCAGACCGCTCAATTCGTGATTACGTGAACAACATCTGGAAACTCGAAGCGGTTCAGCGTTAA